A segment of the Streptomyces sp. Tu 2975 genome:
GGTTTCACGGACCTGATCCGTACGCTCTCCCCCACCTCGAGGATCGTCGTGCCCGACTACGAGACCCTTTACGGCGCCGACATGCGGCCGGCGGTCACCGCCTGACCTTGCGCGTCGCGCGCAGCCACTCCTTGTTCATCGCGGCGATCGACGGCAGCGGGATCCCCTTCGGACAGGCGGTCGCGCACTCCCCGGTGAGCGTGCAGCCGCCGAAGCCCTCGTCGTCCATGGCAGCGACCATGTCGAGCACCCGGGTCTCGCGCTCCGGTGCGCCCTGGGGCAGCACATTGAGGTGGTTGACCTTGGCGGAGGTGAAGAGCATCGCGGAGCCGTTGGGGCAGGCCGCCACACATGCCCCGCAGCCGATGCACTCGGCGTGTTCGAAGGCGAAGTCGGCGTCCGGTTTGGGTACGGGAGTGGCGTGCGCGTCGGGGGCCGAGCCGGTGGGAGCGCTGATGTAGCCGCCGGCCTGGATGATCCGGTCGAAGGCGGAGCGGTCGACGACCAAATCCTTCACGACGGGGAAGGCCGAGGCCCGCCACGGCTCGACGTCGATGGTGTCGCCGTCGCGGAAGGAGCGCATGTGCAGCTGGCAGGTGGTGGTGCGTTCCGGTCCGTGGGCGTCGCCGTTGATGACGAGGGAGCAGGCGCCGCAGATGCCCTCGCGGCAGTCGTGGTCGAAGGCGACGGGCTCCTCGCCGCGCAGGATCAGCTCCTCGTTGAGGGTGTCGAGCATCTCCAGGAACGACATGTCGGACGAGATGCCGTCCACCTCGTAGGTCGCCATGGCGCCCGTGGTGTCGGCGTTCTTCTGCCGCCAGATGCGCAGGTTGAGCTTCATGCGTAGCTCCGCTGGGTGGGGTGGACGTACTCGAAGACGAGCTCTTCCTTGTGCAGGACGGGAGGGGCGCCGGTCCCCGTGAACTCCCAGGCGGCCGCGTAGGAGAACTCGTCGTCCTTGCGGGCGGCTTCGCCGTCCGGGGTCCGGGACTCCTCCCGGAAGTGGCCGCCGCACGATTCGGTGCGGTGCAGCGCGTCGAGGCACATCAGCTCGGCGAGCTCCAGGTGGTCGACGATGCGGTTGGCCTTCTCCAGCGACTGGTTGAACTCCTCGCCCGTGCCCGGAACCTTGATGCGCCGCCAGAACTCCTCGCGGATCTGCGGGATCCGGTCGAGCGCCTTGCGGAGCCCTTCGTCGGTGCGGGCCATGCCGCAGAACTCCCACATGAGTTCGCCGATCTCACGGTGGAAGGAGTCGGGCGTGCGGTCGCCGCCGACGGCCAGCAGCAGGTTCAGCCGGTCCTCCACCTCGGCGACGGCCTCGGCGACCGCGGGGTGGCCGGTGCCGACGGCGTCGAAGGTGCCACGGGCGAGGTAGTCGTTGATGGTGGACGGCAGGACGAAGTAGCCGTCGGCGAGGCCCTGCATCAGGGCGGAGGCGCCGAGACGGTTGGCGCCGTGGTCGGAGAAGTTGGCCTCACCGATGGCGAAGAGGCCGGGGATCGTGGTCTGCAGGTCGTAGTCGACCCACAGGCCGCCCATCGTGTAGTGCACGGCGGGGTAGATCCGCATGGGGACCTCGTACGGGTTCTCCGCGGTGATCCGCTCGTACATGTCGAAGAGGTTGCCGTACTTCTCCTCGACCTTCTCACGGCCCATGCGCCTGATCGCGTCGGCGAAGTCCAGGTAGACGCCCTGCCCGCCGGGGCCGACACCGCGACCTTCGTCGCAGACGTTCTTCGCCGCCCGTGAGGCGATGTCGCGGGGGACGAGGTTGCCGAAGGACGGGTAGATCCGCTCCAGGTAGTAGTCGCGTTCGTCGTCGGGGATCTCGTTCGGCGGGCGTGCGTCACCGCGGGCCTTGGGCACCCATATGCGACCGTCGTT
Coding sequences within it:
- a CDS encoding succinate dehydrogenase/fumarate reductase iron-sulfur subunit → MKLNLRIWRQKNADTTGAMATYEVDGISSDMSFLEMLDTLNEELILRGEEPVAFDHDCREGICGACSLVINGDAHGPERTTTCQLHMRSFRDGDTIDVEPWRASAFPVVKDLVVDRSAFDRIIQAGGYISAPTGSAPDAHATPVPKPDADFAFEHAECIGCGACVAACPNGSAMLFTSAKVNHLNVLPQGAPERETRVLDMVAAMDDEGFGGCTLTGECATACPKGIPLPSIAAMNKEWLRATRKVRR
- a CDS encoding fumarate reductase/succinate dehydrogenase flavoprotein subunit is translated as MDYLDHTTGAPLADTKAPAGPVEQRWERRRFEAKLVNPANRRKHTVIVVGTGLAGGAAGATLAEQGYHVEQFCYQDSPRRAHSIAAQGGINAAKNYRNDGDSVHRLFYDTVKGGDFRARESNVHRLAEISVEIIDQCVAQGVPFAREYGGSLDTRSFGGVQVSRTFYARGQTGQQLLLGAYQALSRQIAAGTVTMHPRTEMLDLLVVDGRARGIVARDLITGGISTYFADAVVLATGGYGNVFYLSTNAMNSNATAVWRAHRRGAWFANPCFTQIHPTCIPRTGDHQSKLTLMSESLRNDGRIWVPKARGDARPPNEIPDDERDYYLERIYPSFGNLVPRDIASRAAKNVCDEGRGVGPGGQGVYLDFADAIRRMGREKVEEKYGNLFDMYERITAENPYEVPMRIYPAVHYTMGGLWVDYDLQTTIPGLFAIGEANFSDHGANRLGASALMQGLADGYFVLPSTINDYLARGTFDAVGTGHPAVAEAVAEVEDRLNLLLAVGGDRTPDSFHREIGELMWEFCGMARTDEGLRKALDRIPQIREEFWRRIKVPGTGEEFNQSLEKANRIVDHLELAELMCLDALHRTESCGGHFREESRTPDGEAARKDDEFSYAAAWEFTGTGAPPVLHKEELVFEYVHPTQRSYA